One Nicotiana tomentosiformis chromosome 4, ASM39032v3, whole genome shotgun sequence genomic window carries:
- the LOC104084605 gene encoding signal peptidase complex-like protein DTM1, with protein sequence MMNNETIFRTSVSCLAAIIVLIGLYTQSFYKMVATYLFGMLAICGVILPDWEFFDRSVSHWCTPVTVNDFTNKSPGPFTSTRYKFYPVRSVVYAIVYGFGLYRWWIYISSYK encoded by the exons ATGATGAATAACGAGACCATTTTTCGGACATCGGTAAGCTGCTTGGCAGCAATAATAGTGTTGATTGGTCTATACACTCAGTCTTTCTACAAAATGGTGGCAACTTACTTGTTTGGAATGCTGGCTATATGTGGTGTTATTTTACCTGATTGGGAATTCTTCGATCGTAGTGTCTCACATTGGTGCACCCCTGTCACTGTGAATGACTTCACCAACAAATCTCCCGGACCCTTCACTTCTACTAG GTATAAATTCTACCCAGTCAGATCGGTGGTTTACGCAATAGTTTATGGATTCGGTCTTTACAGGTGGTGGATTTATATATCAAGCTATAAATGA
- the LOC104084603 gene encoding classical arabinogalactan protein 25-like, with protein MGSSFCFVVVATIFIMARLISATPVEFLANPPVEVASPFSEISPDIAPLLPSPGGVVPPASSVSSVPTIPSNPSKNPDDEMFPIGPDNAALAPSAFSPVSSSVCLSLTVYLHIAVFVVVGLFVNTIRV; from the coding sequence ATGGGCAGCAGCTTTTGCTTTGTTGTTGTAGCAACAATATTTATTATGGCAAGATTAATATCAGCAACCCCAGTAGAGTTTCTTGCAAATCCACCAGTGGAAGTGGCATCTCCATTTTCAGAGATATCTCCAGATATTGCACCTCTTTTGCCTTCTCCTGGTGGGGTTGTACCTCCTGCTTCTTCTGTTTCTTCTGTGCCAACTATTCCTTCAAATCCTAGCAAAAATCCAGATGATGAAATGTTCCCTATTGGCCCTGATAATGCTGCTCTTGCACCTTCTGCTTTTTCTCCTGTTTCTTCTTCTGTTTGTCTTTCTCTAACAGTTTATCTGCACATTGCAGTGTTTGTAGTAGTTGGCTTATTTGTTAACACTATAAGAGTTTGA
- the LOC104084604 gene encoding putative pentatricopeptide repeat-containing protein At1g77010, mitochondrial has protein sequence MELDLQSCARLLNTFNTRQSLPKGKQLHLVFLKRGILNSALTIANRLLQMYAKCGQMTDAKLLFDEMSQRNCFTWNTMIEGYMKWGNTNNSLDLFRLMPSKNEFSWNVVILGLVKAEELGVARRLFHEMPRKNEIVWNSLIHGYAKTGFPGVALCLFKEFIEGDFHEMCGASRIDSFVLATALGACAETRAVDLGKQIHARTIVDEVEVDSVLASSLVNMYGKGGDLDSASYILNRMQNPDNFSLSALISAYSNCGRMDDARKIFNFITDPCIVLWNSMIAGYVASDKVSEALLLFEEMHREAVKADSSTLASVLNACATAHSLKNCLQMHAYGCKLGLLDDLIVASALVDTYAKCGRPDEAAGVFNELKIHDTVLVNSMITIYFSCNRTEDARQLFESMPYKSLISWNSMLIGLSQNGCPVEALDLFCRMNRMDFRMDKFSFSSVISACASIASVELGEQIFARAVIIGIDWDQIISTSLIDLYCKCGFVTDARRLFNQMMKSDEVSWNSMLMGYATNGYGNEALNLFHEMRSAGVLPTNITFIGVLSACDHCGLLEEGKRWFYSMNYDYHIDPGIEHYSCMVDLYARAGCPEEAVNLIEKMPFEADSSMWLSILRGCVAHGNKILGELVAKRIIELDPENSGAFVQLSNIFATSEDWERSAFVRRLMTEKKIYKSSGRSWSDM, from the coding sequence ATGGAGCTAGACTTGCAATCCTGCGCTCGACTGCTCAATACATTCAACACCCGCCAATCTCTTCCAAAGGGGAAGCAACTCCATCTTGTTTTCCTCAAAAGGGGCATCCTCAACTCTGCTCTCACAATAGCCAATCGTCTTCTTCAGATGTACGCTAAGTGTGGACAAATGACCGATGCAAAATTACTGTTCGACGAAATGTCTCAGAGAAATTGCTTCACTTGGAATACCATGATTGAAGGGTACATGAAATGGGGAAATACAAACAACTCTCTGGACTTGTTTCGTTTGATGCCTTCCAAGAATGAATTTTCTTGGAATGTAGTCATTCTTGGCCTTGTCAAAGCTGAGGAGTTGGGTGTTGCTAGAAGACTTTTCCATGAAATGCCACGTAAGAACGAAATAGTTTGGAATTCACTCATTCATGGGTATGCGAAAACGGGGTTCCCTGGTGTGGCTTTATGCTTATTTAAGGAGTTTATAGAAGGGGATTTTCATGAAATGTGTGGTGCATCACGTATAGATTCCTTTGTTTTGGCAACTGCATTAGGGGCTTGTGCTGAAACGAGAGCTGTCGATTTGGGGAAGCAAATTCATGCTCGTACTATAGTCGATGAAGTTGAAGTTGATTCTGTGTTGGCAAGTTCTTTAGTTAACATGTATGGAAAGGGTGGTGATTTGGATAGCGCGAGTTACATTTTGAACAGAATGCAGAACCCTGATAACTTTTCCTTGTCAGCATTGATATCAGCATATTCAAACTGTGGTAGAATGGATGATGCTAGaaagatcttcaattttataacTGATCCTTGTATTGTATTATGGAATTCCATGATAGCAGGGTACGTGGCAAGCGATAAAGTGTCAGAGGCATTATTGCTTTTTGAGGAGATGCACAGAGAGGCTGTTAAAGCGGATTCCTCTACATTAGCTAGTGTATTGAATGCATGTGCTACTGCACATTCCCTTAAAAATTGTTTGCAAATGCATGCTTATGGTTGTAAGCTTGGACTGCTAGATGATCTTATCGTTGCTAGTGCTCTAGTTGACACATATGCTAAATGTGGACGTCCTGATGAAGCTGCCGGTGTTTTTAATGAACTCAAAATACATGACACAGTCTTGGTAAATTCTATGATTACCATTTATTTTAGTTGCAACAGAACTGAAGACGCGAGACAATTATTTGAGTCAATGCCCTATAAGAGCTTAATATCTTGGAATTCCATGTTAATTGGTCTTAGTCAAAATGGTTGTCCAGTTGAAGCACTGGATCTTTTCTGCAGGATGAATAGGATGGATTTTAGGATGGACAAATTTAGTTTTTCAAGTGTGATCAGTGCCTGTGCAAGCATTGCATCAGTTGAACTTGGTGAACAGATTTTTGCAAGAGCTGTTATCATCGGTATTGATTGGGATCAAATAATTTCTACCTCCTTAATTGATCTTTACTGCAAGTGTGGTTTTGTTACTGATGCCAGGAGGCTTTTTAACCAAATGATGAAATCCGACGAGGTTTCATGGAATTCTATGTTGATGGGTTATGCTACAAATGGTTATGGAAATGAAGCATTAAATCTATTCCACGAAATGAGAAGTGCGGGTGTTTTGCCAACAAATATCACATTTATTGGAGTCTTGTCTGCCTGTGATCATTGTGGTCTACTGGAAGAGGGAAAAAGGTGGTTTTATTCAATGAATTATGATTACCACATTGATCCAGGGATTGAACATTACTCCTGTATGGTAGATCTTTATGCACGAGCAGGTTGTCCTGAAGAAGCAGTAAACCTAATTGAAAAGATGCCATTTGAGGCAGATTCAAGCATGTGGTTATCCATTTTGAGAGGATGTGTAGCTCATGGTAATAAGATACTAGGAGAGCTTGTGGCCAAACGCATTATAGAGCTTGATCCTGAGAATTCAGGTGCTTTCGTGCAATTATCAAACATATTTGCTACATCTGAGGACTGGGAAAGATCTGCTTTTGTCCGGAGGCTGATGACAGAAAAGAAAATCTACAAGAGTTCTGGTCGAAGTTGGAGTGATATGTAA